A region from the Cellvibrio sp. PSBB006 genome encodes:
- the sbcB gene encoding exodeoxyribonuclease I yields the protein MNTNNPSKTQSNTLYWHDYETWGEVPARDRPSQFAGVRTDEDLNIIGEPLMLYCQPAPDCLPKPDACLITGLTPQVALEKGVPEHQFVAAIAAELGEPGTCGVGYNSIRFDDEVTRYALYRNFYDPYEREWRNGNSRWDIIDMVRMTRALRPEGIQWPDYEDGRPCFRLEMLTAANNLNHEAAHDALSDVLATIAIARLIKEKQPKLYDYAYRLRDKRFAGNLINIDECKPILHISSKFPNENGNAALVVPLAFHPTNKNSVIVFNLASDPSDLLRLPVDALRRRLFVRREDLAEGEERLALKEVHLNKTPMLLPPNMLDEATAQRLGLDRGANERHWQVLVNLTLQEQQALRGKLMALYGEQVFAEQSDPEQMLYSGGFFDDHDKRLMQKIRAMSAQDLATASLPFKDTRLAELLFRYRARNFPSSLNPTESQRWREFCRWRLTNPEAGAGIVWDQFQQRMAELSAEELTTSQRQLLKDLANYADSLIKRVQ from the coding sequence GTGAATACTAACAACCCATCGAAAACCCAGTCCAACACCCTCTACTGGCATGACTATGAAACCTGGGGTGAAGTGCCTGCCCGGGATCGCCCGTCGCAGTTTGCGGGAGTGCGCACCGATGAGGACCTCAATATCATCGGCGAGCCGCTGATGCTCTACTGCCAACCGGCGCCGGATTGCCTGCCCAAGCCCGATGCCTGCCTGATCACCGGACTGACGCCGCAAGTCGCTCTGGAGAAAGGCGTGCCGGAGCATCAATTCGTTGCTGCCATCGCCGCCGAGTTGGGTGAACCGGGTACCTGCGGCGTGGGTTATAACTCGATTCGCTTCGACGATGAAGTCACGCGCTACGCGCTCTACCGCAATTTCTATGATCCCTATGAGCGCGAGTGGCGCAACGGCAATTCGCGCTGGGACATCATCGATATGGTGCGCATGACCCGCGCCCTGCGGCCCGAGGGTATCCAGTGGCCCGATTACGAGGATGGCCGCCCGTGTTTTCGGCTGGAGATGCTGACCGCTGCCAATAATCTGAACCATGAAGCGGCCCACGATGCGCTCTCCGACGTGCTCGCTACCATCGCTATCGCTCGTCTGATCAAGGAAAAGCAGCCGAAACTCTATGACTACGCTTATCGGCTGCGCGATAAACGCTTTGCCGGCAACCTTATCAACATTGATGAGTGCAAACCGATACTGCACATTTCGTCCAAATTTCCCAATGAAAACGGCAACGCGGCGCTGGTGGTGCCCCTGGCATTCCATCCGACAAACAAAAACAGCGTTATCGTGTTCAACCTGGCATCTGACCCGAGTGATTTGCTGCGTCTGCCGGTTGATGCCTTGCGGCGACGGTTGTTTGTCCGCCGTGAAGACCTGGCAGAGGGTGAGGAGCGGTTGGCATTAAAGGAAGTCCACCTCAACAAGACGCCCATGCTGTTGCCCCCTAATATGCTGGATGAAGCCACAGCACAGCGTCTGGGACTTGATCGCGGTGCAAACGAACGCCATTGGCAAGTACTCGTTAACCTGACGCTCCAGGAACAGCAGGCGCTACGTGGCAAGTTAATGGCGTTATATGGCGAACAGGTATTTGCCGAGCAGAGCGATCCGGAGCAGATGCTCTACAGCGGTGGTTTTTTTGATGACCATGACAAACGCCTGATGCAGAAGATTCGCGCTATGTCAGCGCAAGATCTGGCCACAGCAAGTTTGCCCTTCAAAGACACGCGATTAGCGGAACTGTTATTTCGCTATCGCGCGCGCAATTTCCCTTCCAGTTTGAACCCCACAGAGTCACAACGCTGGCGTGAGTTTTGTCGCTGGCGCCTCACCAATCCCGAGGCTGGAGCCGGTATCGTGTGGGACCAATTCCAGCAACGTATGGCAGAGCTGTCGGCAGAGGAGCTGACGACGTCCCAGCGGCAGCTGCTAAAGGATTTGGCGAACTATGCCGATAGCCTGATCAAACGTGTTCAGTAG
- the can gene encoding carbonate dehydratase, translated as MTDLNHLFENNARWAEKIQKEQPGFFEALAKQQAPEYLWIGCSDSRVPANEIVDLMPGELFVHRNVANIVIHTDLNCMSVMQFAVEFLKVKHIMVTGHYGCGGVKAALEGRQLGLVDYWVRAIRDVYYTHKELIDGIGDPTEQLNQLCELNVKQQVANVSHTNIIQNAWKRGQELTIHGWIYGIHDGRVRNLMEPISSVDQVPEQYRVY; from the coding sequence ATGACTGATTTGAACCATCTTTTCGAAAACAACGCCCGCTGGGCGGAAAAAATCCAGAAAGAACAACCCGGTTTCTTTGAAGCCCTCGCCAAACAACAAGCCCCTGAGTATCTATGGATAGGTTGTTCCGACAGCCGCGTCCCCGCCAACGAAATTGTTGATCTCATGCCCGGTGAACTCTTCGTGCACCGCAATGTGGCCAACATTGTGATCCACACGGATTTGAACTGCATGTCCGTTATGCAGTTTGCGGTGGAGTTCCTCAAGGTGAAACACATCATGGTCACCGGTCACTACGGCTGCGGTGGTGTGAAAGCCGCTCTGGAAGGACGCCAGTTGGGATTGGTGGATTATTGGGTGCGCGCTATCCGCGACGTGTATTACACCCATAAGGAATTGATCGACGGTATCGGTGATCCCACTGAACAGCTCAATCAATTATGTGAGCTAAACGTCAAGCAGCAGGTAGCGAATGTATCGCATACCAATATTATTCAAAATGCCTGGAAACGCGGGCAGGAACTGACCATTCACGGTTGGATCTACGGTATCCACGACGGCCGGGTGCGCAACTTGATGGAGCCGATCAGCTCTGTTGATCAAGTGCCTGAGCAGTATCGGGTGTATTGA
- a CDS encoding 4a-hydroxytetrahydrobiopterin dehydratase — protein MNSTSHKPIADEICEACRADAPRLTEKEIHDLQEEIPQWQVIRREDIPLLVREYTFKNFFQALAFTNLVGRLAESMNHHPALLTEWGNVRVEWWTHKIKGLHRNDFVMAAKTERLYEARDWEK, from the coding sequence ATGAATTCGACTTCCCATAAACCGATCGCCGATGAAATCTGCGAAGCCTGTCGCGCCGATGCGCCACGCCTGACGGAAAAAGAAATCCATGATCTGCAAGAGGAAATCCCGCAGTGGCAGGTTATTCGGCGAGAGGACATTCCGCTGTTGGTGCGTGAATACACCTTTAAAAATTTCTTCCAGGCGTTGGCGTTCACCAATTTGGTGGGGCGTCTTGCGGAAAGTATGAATCACCACCCGGCCCTATTGACGGAATGGGGCAATGTTCGTGTTGAATGGTGGACGCACAAGATCAAAGGCTTGCATCGAAATGATTTTGTGATGGCAGCCAAGACAGAGCGTTTGTATGAAGCGCGGGATTGGGAAAAATAA
- a CDS encoding fumarate hydratase, whose amino-acid sequence MPTVIRQQDLIDSVADALQFISYYHPVDFIQAVHQAYEREANQAAKDAMAQILINSRMCAIGHRPICQDTGIVTVFVTVGMDVQWDAQMSLTDMVNEGVRRAYMQPDNVLRASILADPDGARKNTGDNTPAVIHYNIVPGNTVDVHVAAKGGGSEAKTKFAMLNPSDSVVDWVLEMVPKMGAGWCPPGMLGIGIGGTAEKAMLLAKEALLDPVDIQALQARGASNRAEELRIELYDKVNRLGIGAQGLGGLTTVLDVKVKDYPTHAANKAVAIIPNCAATRHAHFTLDGSGPALQTPPSLEDYPDISWEVGEGVRRVNLDTLTPEEVQTWKTGETILLSGKMLTGRDAAHKKMTDLLAKGEPLPVDLKGRFIYYVGPVDPVRDEVVGPAGPTTATRMDKFTRTMLEKTGLLGMIGKSERGPAAIDAIRDHQSVYLMAVGGAAYLVAQAIKSSKVLGFPELGMEAIYEFDVKDMPVTVAVDSRGESVHITGPQVWKAKIEEGVVNIV is encoded by the coding sequence ATGCCAACCGTGATTCGTCAGCAAGACCTGATCGACAGCGTTGCCGATGCGCTGCAATTCATCTCTTATTATCACCCCGTCGATTTTATCCAGGCCGTTCATCAGGCCTATGAACGCGAAGCGAACCAAGCCGCCAAAGACGCTATGGCGCAAATCCTGATCAATTCCCGTATGTGCGCCATCGGCCATCGCCCGATTTGCCAGGACACAGGTATCGTTACCGTTTTCGTGACTGTGGGTATGGATGTGCAATGGGATGCGCAAATGAGTCTGACCGACATGGTCAACGAAGGTGTGCGCCGCGCCTATATGCAACCCGATAACGTTTTACGTGCCTCCATTCTGGCGGACCCGGACGGCGCTCGTAAAAATACCGGCGACAATACCCCGGCAGTGATCCACTACAACATCGTCCCCGGCAACACAGTAGATGTGCACGTAGCGGCCAAGGGCGGCGGTTCTGAAGCCAAGACCAAATTCGCGATGCTCAATCCCTCGGATTCAGTCGTGGATTGGGTGTTGGAGATGGTGCCCAAGATGGGCGCTGGCTGGTGCCCGCCGGGTATGCTCGGTATCGGTATTGGCGGCACGGCGGAAAAAGCGATGTTGCTGGCCAAAGAAGCGCTGCTTGATCCGGTGGATATCCAGGCGCTACAGGCGCGCGGTGCCAGCAATCGCGCGGAAGAGTTGCGCATTGAGCTCTATGACAAGGTGAATCGCCTCGGTATCGGCGCCCAGGGCCTGGGTGGTTTAACCACGGTGCTGGATGTGAAGGTCAAGGATTACCCGACCCATGCCGCCAACAAAGCCGTCGCCATCATCCCCAACTGCGCCGCTACCCGTCACGCGCATTTCACACTGGATGGCTCAGGTCCGGCATTGCAAACCCCGCCGTCGCTGGAAGATTATCCGGACATTTCCTGGGAAGTCGGCGAGGGTGTGCGTCGCGTTAACCTGGATACCCTAACTCCGGAAGAGGTGCAAACCTGGAAAACCGGCGAGACGATCTTGCTGTCTGGCAAGATGCTGACCGGTCGCGATGCCGCCCATAAGAAGATGACTGACTTGTTGGCGAAAGGCGAACCCTTGCCGGTGGACCTGAAAGGCCGCTTTATCTATTACGTTGGCCCGGTTGATCCGGTGCGTGATGAAGTTGTTGGGCCGGCGGGCCCCACTACCGCTACGCGGATGGACAAATTCACCCGCACCATGCTGGAAAAAACCGGCTTGCTGGGCATGATCGGCAAATCGGAACGCGGCCCCGCCGCCATTGATGCCATTCGCGATCATCAATCGGTGTATCTGATGGCTGTGGGTGGTGCTGCCTATCTGGTGGCCCAGGCGATCAAATCCTCCAAAGTACTGGGCTTTCCGGAACTGGGTATGGAGGCCATCTACGAGTTTGACGTTAAGGATATGCCAGTGACGGTTGCGGTGGATTCCCGGGGTGAATCGGTACACATTACCGGCCCGCAGGTCTGGAAAGCGAAGATCGAAGAGGGTGTGGTCAATATCGTATAA
- the sodB gene encoding superoxide dismutase [Fe], whose protein sequence is MAFELPALPYAKDALAPHISAETLEYHYGKHHKTYVDKLNGLVPGTEYEGKSLEDIIKTSSGGVFNNAAQIWNHTFYWNCLSPNGGGEATGAVAEAINKAFGSFDKFKEEFTNSAINNFGSAWTWLVKKADGSVAIVNTSNAQTPLTDASVKAILTVDVWEHAYYIDYRNSRPNYLNAFWSLVNWEFVNAKYAE, encoded by the coding sequence ATGGCTTTTGAATTACCTGCACTTCCTTACGCAAAAGATGCCTTGGCTCCGCACATCTCTGCCGAGACCCTGGAATACCATTACGGTAAACACCACAAAACCTACGTGGACAAGTTGAATGGCTTGGTTCCCGGTACCGAGTACGAAGGCAAGAGCCTGGAAGACATCATCAAGACTTCTTCCGGTGGCGTATTCAACAACGCTGCACAAATATGGAACCACACCTTCTATTGGAATTGCCTGAGCCCTAATGGCGGCGGCGAAGCCACCGGTGCCGTAGCTGAAGCCATCAACAAGGCATTTGGCTCCTTCGATAAGTTCAAGGAAGAGTTCACCAACTCGGCTATCAATAATTTTGGTTCTGCCTGGACCTGGTTGGTAAAGAAAGCCGATGGCAGTGTAGCTATCGTTAACACCAGCAATGCGCAAACTCCGCTGACAGACGCTTCTGTCAAAGCCATCCTGACAGTGGATGTGTGGGAGCATGCGTACTACATTGACTATCGCAATTCTCGTCCCAATTACCTGAATGCTTTCTGGTCTTTGGTTAACTGGGAATTTGTTAACGCCAAATACGCTGAATAA
- the groL gene encoding chaperonin GroEL (60 kDa chaperone family; promotes refolding of misfolded polypeptides especially under stressful conditions; forms two stacked rings of heptamers to form a barrel-shaped 14mer; ends can be capped by GroES; misfolded proteins enter the barrel where they are refolded when GroES binds), whose product MSAKEVKFGDSARQRMVVGVNILADAVKATLGPKGRNVVLEKSFGAPTVTKDGVSVAKEITLKDKFENMGAQMVKEVASRASDDAGDGTTTATVLAQAIVNEGLKSVAAGMNPMDLKRGIDKAITAAVAHVKSIAQPCADSKSISQVGTISANSDTSIGGLIAEAMEKVGKEGVITVEEGTSLDNELDVVEGMQFDRGYLSPYFINNQDSMSVEQDSPYILLVDKKISNIRELLPVLEGVAKAGKPLVIVAEDVEGEALATLVVNNIRGIVKVAACKAPGFGDRRKAMLQDIAVLTGATVISEEVGLDLESATLEHLGTAKRVTMNKENTVIVDGAGKADEIKARVQQIRVQIEETTSDYDREKLQERVAKLAGGVAVIKVGAATEIEMKEKKARVEDALHATRAAVEEGVVPGGGTALIRAVAAIADLKGDNEDQNAGIGIARRAMEAPLRQIVANAGDEPSVVADKVKQGSGNFGFNAATGEYGDMLEMGILDPAKVTRTALQAAGSIAGLMITTEAMIADLPEDNKPAAPDMGGMGGMGGMGGMM is encoded by the coding sequence ATGTCTGCAAAAGAAGTGAAATTTGGTGATAGCGCTCGTCAACGTATGGTTGTCGGTGTAAACATCCTGGCTGACGCCGTTAAAGCAACCCTGGGCCCAAAAGGGCGTAACGTTGTTCTGGAAAAATCTTTCGGCGCACCTACTGTGACCAAAGACGGTGTTTCCGTAGCCAAGGAAATCACCCTGAAAGACAAGTTTGAAAACATGGGCGCGCAAATGGTGAAAGAAGTGGCCTCACGCGCGTCTGACGACGCTGGTGACGGTACCACCACCGCGACTGTACTGGCCCAAGCCATTGTGAACGAAGGTCTGAAGTCTGTTGCGGCGGGCATGAACCCGATGGACCTGAAGCGCGGTATCGACAAAGCCATCACCGCTGCTGTGGCTCACGTCAAGTCAATCGCCCAGCCTTGTGCTGACAGCAAATCTATCTCTCAAGTCGGCACCATCTCTGCCAACAGCGACACGTCAATCGGTGGCCTGATCGCCGAAGCCATGGAAAAAGTGGGCAAAGAAGGTGTGATCACCGTGGAAGAAGGCACCAGCTTGGACAATGAGCTGGACGTGGTAGAAGGTATGCAATTCGACCGTGGTTACCTCTCTCCTTACTTCATCAACAACCAGGACAGCATGAGCGTTGAACAAGACAGCCCATACATCCTGTTGGTTGACAAGAAAATCTCTAATATCCGTGAGTTGCTGCCCGTGCTGGAAGGTGTTGCCAAAGCCGGTAAGCCGCTGGTAATCGTTGCTGAAGACGTTGAAGGCGAAGCGCTGGCGACGTTGGTTGTGAACAACATTCGTGGCATTGTGAAAGTGGCTGCGTGTAAAGCGCCTGGCTTCGGCGACCGTCGTAAGGCCATGTTGCAAGACATCGCTGTGCTGACTGGCGCTACTGTGATTTCTGAAGAAGTGGGTCTGGATCTGGAAAGCGCAACCCTGGAGCATTTGGGTACCGCCAAGCGCGTCACCATGAACAAAGAAAACACTGTGATTGTTGACGGTGCTGGTAAAGCTGACGAGATTAAAGCGCGCGTTCAGCAAATCCGTGTGCAAATCGAAGAAACTACCTCTGATTACGACCGTGAAAAACTGCAAGAGCGCGTTGCCAAACTGGCTGGCGGTGTTGCGGTAATCAAAGTCGGTGCCGCTACTGAAATTGAAATGAAAGAGAAGAAGGCGCGCGTGGAAGATGCTCTGCACGCTACCCGTGCTGCGGTAGAGGAAGGCGTGGTTCCCGGCGGTGGTACTGCGTTGATTCGCGCCGTTGCTGCTATTGCAGACCTCAAAGGCGACAACGAAGATCAAAACGCCGGTATCGGTATTGCCCGTCGTGCGATGGAAGCGCCTTTGCGTCAAATCGTCGCCAACGCCGGTGATGAGCCTTCTGTGGTGGCTGACAAGGTTAAACAAGGCAGCGGTAACTTCGGTTTCAACGCGGCGACTGGTGAATACGGCGATATGCTGGAGATGGGTATTCTCGACCCGGCTAAAGTGACCCGTACTGCACTGCAAGCAGCCGGTTCAATCGCTGGTTTGATGATTACTACCGAAGCCATGATCGCTGACCTGCCGGAAGACAATAAGCCTGCTGCACCAGATATGGGTGGCATGGGCGGAATGGGTGGCATGGGCGGCATGATGTAA